Proteins found in one Passer domesticus isolate bPasDom1 chromosome 16, bPasDom1.hap1, whole genome shotgun sequence genomic segment:
- the PRPF6 gene encoding pre-mRNA-processing factor 6 gives MNKKKKPFLGMPAPLGYVPGLGRGATGFTTRSDIGPARDANDPVDDRHAPPGKRTVGDQMKKNQTADDDDEDLNDTNYDEFNGYAGSLFSSGPYEKDDEEADAIYAALDKRMDERRKERREQREKEEIEKYRMERPKIQQQFSDLKRKLAEVTEEEWLSIPEVGDARNKRQRNPRYEKLTPVPDSFFAKHLQSGENHTSVDPRQTQFGGLNTPYPGGLNTPYPGGMTPGLMTPGTGELDMRKIGQARNTLMDMRLSQVSDSVSGQTVVDPKGYLTDLNSMIPTHGGDINDIKKARLLLKSVRETNPHHPPAWIASARLEEVTGKLQVARNLIMKGTEMCPKSEDVWLEAARLQPGDTAKAVVAQAVRHLPQSVRIYIRAAELETDIRAKKRVLRKALEHVPNSVRLWKAAVELEEPEDARIMLSRAVECCPTSVELWLALARLETYENARKVLNKARENIPTDRHIWITAAKLEEANGNTQMVEKIIDRAITSLRANGVEINREQWIQDAEECDKAGSVATCQAIMRAVIGIGIEEEDRKHTWMEDADSCVAHNALECARAIYAYALQVFPSKKSVWLRAAYFEKNHGTRESLEALLQRAVAHCPKAEVLWLMGAKSKWLAGDVPAARSILALAFQANPNSEEIWLAAVKLESENNEYERARRLLAKARSSAPTARVFMKSVKLEWVLGNIAAAQELCEEALKHYEDFPKLWMMKGQIEEQKELVEKAREAYNQGLKKCPHSIPLWLLLSRLEEKVGQLTRARAILEKSRLKNPKNPDLWLESVRLEYRAGLKNIANTLMAKALQECPNSGILWSEAIFLEARPQRKTKSVDALKKCEHDPHVLLAVAKLFWSERKITKAREWFHRTVKIDSDLGDAWAFFYKFELQHGTEEQQEEVRKRCENAEPRHGELWCDVSKDIENWQKKIGEILVLVAAKLKNTF, from the exons ATGAACAAGAAGAAGAAGCCGTTCCTGGGCATGCCCGCGCCCCTGGGCTACGTGCCGGGGCTGGGCCGCGG GGCCACGGGCTTCACCACGCGCTCGGACATCGGGCCTGCCCGCGACGCCAACGACCCCGTGGATGACCGGCACGCCCCGCCCGGCAAGAGGACCGTGGGCGACCAGATGAAGAAGAACCAGACTGCAGATGATGACGATGAGGACTTGAATGACACCAACTACGACGAG TTCAATGGCTACGCTGGGAGCCTGTTCTCAAGTGGGCCCTATGAAAAAGATGATGAAGAAGCAGATGCTATTTATGCAGCTTTGGACAAGAGGATGGATGAACGCAGGAAGGAAAGGAG GGAACAAcgagaaaaggaggaaatagaGAAATACCGTATGGAACGACCCAAAATTCAACAGCAGTTCTCAGACTTGAAA CGGAAATTAGCAGAGGTTACTGAGGAGGAGTGGCTGAGTATTCCTGAGGTCGGGGATGCCAGGAACAAGCGGCAGAGGAATCCTCGCTATGAGAAGCTgactcctgtccctgacagctTCTTTGCAAAGCATTTGCAGTCAGGGGAGAATCACACTTCAGTGGACCCACGCCAGACT caaTTTGGTGGACTGAATACTCCGTATCCAGGGGGTTTGAATACTCCATACCCAGGAGGGATGACACCAGGCTTGatgacacctgggacaggtgaatTGGACATGAGGAAGATTGGCCAAGCCAGAAACACCTTGATGGATATGAGGCTAAGCCAG GTGTCAGACTCTGTGAGTGGCCAGACTGTAGTGGACCCAAAAGGATACTTGACAGACTTGAATTCCATGATTCCCACACACGGAGGAGATATCAA TGATATCAAAAAAGCCCGTTTGCTTCTGAAATCCGTCCGAGAGACCAATCCTCATCATCCACCAGCCTGGATAGCATCAGCCCGACTGGAGGAGGTCACTGGCAAGCTCCAGGTGGCTCGAAACCTCATCATGAAAGGAACAGAGATGTGCCCTAAG AGTGAAGATGTTTGGTTGGAAGCTGCTCGGCTTCAGCCTGGAGATACAGCCAAGGCTGTGGTGGCCCAGGCTGTGCGGCACCTGCCGCAGTCGGTGCGGATCTAcatcagagcagcagagctggagacaGACATCCGTGCCAAGAAACGTGTCCTTAGGAAAG CCCTTGAGCATGTTCCAAACTCGGTGCGTTTGTGGAAAGCAGCCGTGGAGCTGGAGGAACCTGAGGATGCCAGGATCATGCTGAGCCGGGCTGTGGAGTGCTGTCCAACCAGTGTTGAa ctgtggctggctCTGGCAAGGCTGGAGACATATGAGAACGCTCGTAAAGTCCTTAACAAAGCCCGGGAGAATATCCCGACCGATCGTCACATCTGGATCACTGCTGCCAAACTGGAGGAAGCCAATGGAAACACCCAGATGGTGGAGAAAATCATTGACAGAGCCATCACATCTCTCAGGGCTAACGGGGTGGAAATCAACAGGGAGCAGTGGATACAG GATGCCGAGGAATGTGACAAAGCTGGAAGTGTGGCCACATGCCAGGCAATCATGAGAGCTgtgatcgggatcgggatcgagGAGGAAGATCGGAAACACACCTGGATGGAAGATGCAGACAGT TGTGTTGCTCATAATGCCCTGGAGTGTGCCCGAGCCATTTATGCCTATGCCTTGCAAGTCTTCCCCAGCAAGAAGAGTGTGTGGCTGCGAGCAGCCTACTTTGAAAAGAACCATGGAACCAG AGAATCCTTGGAGGCTCTTTTGCAGAGAGCTGTTGCTCACTGTCCCAAAGCAGAGGTGCTGTGGCTCATGGGAGCCAAATCCAAGTGGCTGGCAGGAGATGTGCCAGCAGCCAGAAGCATCTTGGCCTTGGCTTTCCAG GCCAACCCCAACAGCGAGGAGATCTGGCTGGCTGCCGTGAAGCTCGAGTCGGAGAACAATGAGTATGAAAGAGCGAGGAGGCTGCTGGCAAAGGCTCGcagcagtgcccccacagcaAGG GTCTTCATGAAGTCTGTGAAGTTGGAATGGGTGCTTGGGAAcattgctgcagcccaggagctcTGTGAGGAAGCCCTGAAGCACTATGAGGACTTCCCCAAACTGTGGATGATGAAAGGACAAATTGAGGAACAAAAAGAGCTGGTAGAGAAAGCACGGGAGGCTTATAATCAAGGG ttgAAGAAGTGCCCCCATTCCATACCCCTGTGGCTTTTGCTGtccaggctggaggagaaaGTTGGGCAGCTGACTAGAGCAAGAGCCATCTTGGAAAAGTCTCGCCTGAAGAATCCAAAGAATCCAGATCTCTG GTTGGAGTCTGTGCGCTTGGAGTACCGAGCTGGGCTGAAGAACATTGCAAACACACTGATGGCCAAGGCACTGCAAGAGTGCCCCAATTCAG GAATCCTGTGGTCAGAAGCAATTTTCCTTGAAGCGCGACCGCAACGAAAGACCAAGAGTGTGGATGCTCTCAAGAAGTGTGAACATGACCCACACGTCCTGCTGGCTGTGGCCAA GCTGTTCTGGAGCGAGCGGAAAATAACCAAGGCCAGGGAGTGGTTCCACCGCACGGTGAAGATCGACTCTGACCTGGGGGATGCCTGGGCCTTCTTTTACAAATTTGAGCTCCAGCACGGCACAGAG GAACAACAAGAAGAGGTGAGGAAGCGCTGTGAGAATGCTGAACCTCGCCACGGAGAGCTCTGGTGTGATGTCTCCAAGGACATAGAGAACTGGCAGAAGAAGATTGGAGAGATTCTTGTGCTTGTGGCAGCCAAGCTGAAGAATACCTTCTAG